One Candidatus Krumholzibacteriia bacterium DNA segment encodes these proteins:
- a CDS encoding TonB family protein has product MPGRSWDNDSSYRRRLLAVLPLVILLLASLVYFTRRMAPVEIFKFVGWRGELELVPKITIIPDTPSPNTTPTESGQTTEGAIKLDLAEVPGDFEANPPRIQSENVKKLAPVFDDLSRVPAIKEPEREAAPYSDQFVILHQVDPRYPPRELAEGIEGTVTVELVVDEGGRVSDAYVLSALGPASFQESALEAVRQFEFQPLTDAKGQPTAMRVKFQIKFRVYG; this is encoded by the coding sequence ATGCCCGGGCGCTCCTGGGACAACGACTCATCCTATCGGCGGCGGCTGCTGGCCGTGCTTCCCCTGGTCATCCTGCTGCTGGCCTCGCTGGTGTATTTCACGCGCCGTATGGCCCCGGTAGAGATATTCAAGTTCGTCGGCTGGCGCGGCGAGCTGGAACTGGTGCCGAAGATCACCATCATCCCCGACACGCCCTCACCCAACACCACCCCGACCGAGAGCGGCCAGACCACGGAGGGCGCCATCAAGCTCGACCTGGCCGAAGTACCCGGAGACTTCGAAGCCAACCCGCCGCGCATCCAGAGCGAGAACGTGAAGAAACTCGCCCCGGTGTTCGACGACCTCTCCAGGGTGCCGGCAATCAAGGAGCCGGAACGCGAGGCGGCGCCGTACTCCGATCAGTTCGTCATCCTGCACCAGGTGGACCCGCGCTATCCGCCGCGCGAACTGGCCGAGGGCATCGAGGGTACGGTCACGGTGGAACTGGTGGTGGACGAGGGCGGACGGGTGAGCGATGCGTACGTGCTGTCCGCGTTGGGCCCGGCTTCGTTTCAGGAATCGGCGCTGGAGGCGGTGCGGCAGTTCGAGTTTCAGCCGCTCACGGATGCGAAGGGACAGCCCACCGCCATGCGGGTGAAGTTCCAGATCAAGTTTCGCGTGTACGGGTGA
- a CDS encoding ABC transporter substrate-binding protein, with amino-acid sequence MRATVVILAVALVAFMGCTQAGRKGAAYGPDEQARAGDLFQTVTEQQRAGNVDAAAAAAAELINGYPRFEKRDEALYRAGQIADARGRHADAVTFYTALSTDFPLSSFRPPALRAAAADYAVLRDAFHEAEALLEFLRTPAEPAEREDASRRLMELADGQLGQSDLDALARRYPDSALARQAAFKRARLAYAAGDYDRCYQLVGDYLDSLPSGEAHADARRLMEMAVERRQAPPPGPLSRVNPDRVGLLLPQTGSLALYGRLFEQGAKLAVEDHNQEHARHVSLVAGDSRGGAAGAVKAVRRLVAEDGVIAIVGDVFTLAAISGAIEANAWRAPVVSPVIPSDEIVEIGPWIFQTRVPATVEATAVAEAATGALALERFAILSPARGERREVGDFFAQEVQRMGRQVVAAEYFEDGSTDFRAQLERIREAVPDALFAVGSVEELLQILPQSRFFDLHVQMLGISQWNSDKLLRLGRDEMEGALFAADSHYGSTPEIEAMLKAKLATAGAAEASPVSVAGYYGMRAVLAAVADGATSREDVRAMLDGALRGDAATRMERARIVPLVRVRNGRVEPFAR; translated from the coding sequence ATGCGCGCAACCGTTGTTATTCTTGCCGTCGCGCTGGTGGCGTTCATGGGTTGCACCCAGGCCGGCCGCAAGGGCGCCGCGTACGGACCCGACGAACAGGCCCGCGCCGGGGATCTTTTCCAGACCGTCACCGAACAGCAGCGCGCCGGCAACGTGGATGCCGCGGCGGCGGCCGCCGCCGAACTCATCAACGGCTACCCGCGTTTCGAGAAGCGCGACGAGGCGCTCTACCGCGCGGGGCAGATTGCCGACGCGCGCGGGCGTCATGCCGACGCGGTCACCTTCTACACGGCGCTCTCCACCGATTTCCCCCTCAGTTCGTTCCGCCCGCCGGCGTTGCGCGCCGCCGCCGCCGACTACGCCGTGTTGCGCGACGCGTTTCACGAGGCGGAGGCGCTGTTGGAGTTTCTGCGCACGCCCGCCGAGCCGGCCGAGCGGGAGGACGCCTCGCGCCGCCTGATGGAACTCGCGGACGGCCAGCTGGGGCAGTCCGACCTGGACGCGCTCGCGCGGCGCTACCCGGACTCCGCCCTCGCGCGGCAGGCGGCGTTCAAGCGTGCCCGCCTTGCTTACGCGGCGGGCGATTACGACCGCTGCTACCAACTGGTGGGCGATTATCTCGACTCGCTGCCCAGCGGAGAGGCGCACGCCGACGCGCGGCGCCTGATGGAAATGGCGGTGGAGCGCCGCCAGGCGCCGCCACCGGGACCGCTGTCGCGCGTGAACCCCGATCGTGTCGGACTGCTGCTCCCGCAGACCGGTTCGCTCGCGCTGTACGGCCGGCTCTTCGAGCAGGGCGCGAAGCTCGCCGTCGAGGACCACAACCAGGAGCACGCCCGGCACGTGTCGCTCGTGGCGGGCGACTCGCGCGGCGGTGCGGCGGGCGCTGTCAAGGCGGTGCGGCGACTGGTCGCGGAGGACGGCGTGATCGCGATCGTCGGTGACGTCTTCACCCTGGCCGCCATCTCCGGCGCCATCGAGGCCAACGCGTGGCGCGCGCCCGTCGTCTCCCCGGTGATCCCCTCCGACGAGATCGTCGAAATCGGTCCGTGGATATTTCAGACCCGCGTGCCCGCAACGGTGGAGGCCACCGCGGTGGCCGAGGCGGCGACCGGCGCGCTGGCGCTGGAGCGCTTCGCCATTCTCTCCCCGGCGCGCGGCGAACGGCGCGAGGTGGGCGACTTCTTCGCGCAGGAAGTGCAGCGCATGGGCAGGCAGGTGGTTGCCGCGGAGTATTTCGAAGACGGTTCCACCGATTTCCGCGCGCAACTGGAACGTATCCGCGAGGCCGTGCCCGACGCGCTGTTTGCGGTGGGGAGCGTGGAGGAGCTGCTGCAGATCCTGCCGCAGTCGCGCTTTTTCGATCTGCACGTGCAGATGCTCGGGATCAGCCAGTGGAACTCCGACAAGCTGCTGCGCCTGGGGCGCGACGAAATGGAGGGCGCTCTGTTCGCGGCGGATTCACACTACGGCTCGACGCCGGAGATCGAAGCCATGCTGAAGGCGAAGCTGGCCACCGCGGGCGCGGCGGAGGCGAGCCCGGTGTCGGTGGCCGGTTATTACGGCATGCGGGCGGTGCTCGCCGCGGTCGCCGACGGCGCGACCTCGCGCGAGGACGTGCGCGCCATGCTGGACGGGGCGCTGCGCGGCGATGCCGCCACCCGGATGGAACGCGCGCGCATCGTCCCCCTGGTGCGCGTGCGCAACGGCCGCGTCGAACCCTTCGCGCGCTGA
- a CDS encoding bifunctional nuclease family protein, translated as MAPGDKHFVQVTVNGMARDPRDNPVVLLKSSEGEEVLPIWIGHAEGIAIQLSMSGEKFERPLTHDLLKVAIESLGAQLSKVAITDLSNNTFFAKLYLNRDGELIVIDARPSDSVALALRFNAPIFVAREVFSAHKRALESGTGEVGQGPEPATDPDDEIRRYLKDLDPGEF; from the coding sequence TTGGCACCGGGTGACAAACACTTCGTGCAGGTGACGGTGAACGGGATGGCCCGCGACCCGCGGGACAACCCCGTCGTGTTGCTCAAGAGCAGCGAGGGCGAGGAGGTGCTCCCCATCTGGATTGGTCACGCCGAGGGCATCGCCATCCAGTTGTCGATGAGCGGGGAGAAGTTCGAACGGCCGCTCACCCACGATCTGCTGAAGGTCGCCATCGAGAGCCTGGGGGCGCAGCTGTCCAAGGTGGCCATCACCGACCTGTCCAACAACACATTCTTTGCCAAGCTCTACCTCAACCGCGACGGCGAGTTGATTGTCATCGACGCGCGCCCGAGTGACTCGGTGGCGCTGGCGCTGCGCTTCAACGCACCCATCTTCGTGGCGCGCGAGGTGTTCTCGGCCCACAAGCGTGCCCTGGAGTCCGGCACCGGGGAGGTGGGCCAGGGCCCGGAACCGGCCACGGATCCGGACGACGAAATCCGGCGCTATCTCAAGGATCTCGACCCGGGCGAATTCTAA
- a CDS encoding peptidylprolyl isomerase, protein MRAIRILLPLSLLAAGLVAGGCSRSDEKTSLDVPEDQLAATVEDWQLSRAQLEEFLRRLPEPQRRRFDTPQGRAELALRLMQEEMSYLEAQRLKLDDDEAVRKQIEDATRTILVSEYLREYVDSKARPTDEEMHAYYETHSDQFTVLATIRAQHVFSKNKEKLEEIKVRVEEGGEKFTTMAHLYSEDTITKADGGDLGYFNPGGYIRGVGYSQTFTDALEQMEPGKIYGPIKWEQGYSLVRVNDREDARLRPYDEVKEEIASQLSRDKLEQTRQTHFAEVQTRYQAHNYMQESYDSTQRGPEELFQFAQNSEDPQNRINAFQEIVDKFPDDPHAPHAMFMIGFVYAEEMKDFVMADRTFNRLIQDYPDSEMAETARWMLQNLDKPLPKFEDLDDLNRQIEDQSH, encoded by the coding sequence ATGAGGGCAATCCGAATTCTGCTGCCACTGTCACTGCTCGCCGCCGGCCTCGTTGCCGGTGGCTGCTCCCGCTCCGATGAGAAGACCAGCCTCGACGTACCCGAGGATCAGCTCGCCGCCACCGTGGAAGACTGGCAGCTGTCCCGTGCGCAACTCGAGGAGTTCCTGCGCCGGCTGCCGGAGCCGCAACGTCGCCGCTTCGACACGCCGCAGGGCCGCGCCGAACTGGCGTTGCGCCTCATGCAGGAGGAGATGTCATACCTGGAGGCACAGCGGCTCAAGCTCGATGACGACGAGGCCGTTCGCAAGCAGATCGAGGACGCCACGCGCACCATCCTGGTCTCCGAGTACCTGCGCGAGTACGTGGATTCCAAGGCCCGCCCCACGGACGAGGAGATGCACGCGTACTACGAAACCCATTCCGACCAGTTCACGGTGCTGGCCACGATTCGTGCGCAGCACGTCTTCTCCAAGAACAAGGAGAAGCTGGAAGAGATCAAGGTGCGCGTGGAAGAAGGTGGCGAGAAGTTTACCACCATGGCCCACCTGTACTCCGAAGACACCATCACCAAGGCGGACGGTGGCGACCTGGGGTACTTCAACCCCGGCGGCTACATTCGCGGGGTTGGTTACTCGCAGACCTTCACCGATGCCCTGGAGCAGATGGAGCCCGGCAAGATCTACGGCCCCATCAAGTGGGAGCAGGGATACTCGCTGGTGCGGGTAAACGACCGTGAGGATGCCCGCCTGCGGCCCTACGACGAGGTCAAGGAGGAGATCGCAAGCCAGCTCTCGCGCGACAAGCTGGAGCAAACCCGCCAGACGCATTTTGCGGAGGTGCAGACGAGGTACCAGGCCCACAACTACATGCAGGAGTCCTACGACAGCACGCAGCGCGGCCCCGAGGAGCTTTTTCAGTTTGCACAAAACAGCGAAGACCCGCAGAATCGGATCAATGCGTTCCAGGAGATCGTGGACAAGTTTCCCGACGACCCGCATGCGCCGCACGCCATGTTCATGATCGGCTTCGTCTATGCGGAGGAAATGAAGGATTTCGTCATGGCCGACCGGACGTTCAACCGGCTGATCCAGGACTATCCCGACAGCGAAATGGCGGAGACGGCCCGCTGGATGCTGCAGAACCTGGACAAGCCGTTGCCCAAGTTCGAGGATCTCGACGATCTCAACCGGCAGATCGAGGACCAGAGCCACTGA
- a CDS encoding sugar phosphate nucleotidyltransferase codes for MLAVVMAGGVGERFWPASRRQRPKQLLDLTGQGSMIRLTLARLEGLATPGETFVFTNREQRDAIMDEVAGLVPPENVVGEPDVRNTAPCIGLAAVVARARGGERTMLVLPADHLVAPVGRFQELVRAGARHVEAHADLLTFGVTPTRPETGYGYIRLAEPAGDGGAPLFRVAAFLEKPDAARARRLVAEGCLWNSGMFMWRTDTVLEGLARHLPELGAVLGRIASGMGTRPLAEVLNEEYVRAPAISIDYGLMEKAENVVALRADFDWNDVGSWEFIRDAYPADDQGNVAVGDHVLIDGSNNTIVSREQLVAIVGVDDVVVVEDGGAILVCRRDRVQEVKRVVAELKKRGRSDLT; via the coding sequence GTGTTAGCCGTTGTCATGGCGGGTGGCGTGGGCGAGCGTTTCTGGCCCGCCAGCCGCCGCCAGCGGCCCAAGCAACTCCTCGACCTCACCGGGCAGGGGAGCATGATCCGGCTGACGCTCGCGCGGCTCGAAGGCCTCGCGACTCCGGGCGAGACGTTCGTTTTCACCAACCGCGAGCAGCGCGATGCCATCATGGACGAAGTGGCGGGACTGGTCCCGCCGGAGAACGTGGTGGGCGAACCGGACGTGCGCAACACAGCCCCCTGCATCGGGCTGGCGGCGGTGGTGGCGCGGGCGCGCGGCGGCGAGCGGACGATGCTGGTGCTGCCGGCCGACCACCTGGTGGCGCCGGTGGGACGGTTCCAGGAACTGGTTCGCGCGGGCGCGCGACACGTCGAGGCCCACGCGGATCTGCTGACCTTTGGCGTGACGCCCACGCGTCCGGAAACCGGTTATGGCTACATCCGGCTGGCGGAGCCGGCGGGTGACGGCGGCGCGCCCCTGTTTCGCGTGGCGGCCTTCCTGGAGAAGCCGGACGCGGCGCGGGCCCGGCGCCTGGTGGCGGAGGGCTGCCTGTGGAACAGCGGGATGTTCATGTGGCGGACCGACACCGTGCTGGAAGGTCTCGCACGGCACCTGCCGGAGCTGGGGGCGGTACTGGGGCGTATCGCGTCGGGCATGGGAACACGCCCGCTGGCGGAGGTGTTGAACGAGGAGTATGTGCGCGCCCCCGCGATTTCGATCGATTACGGCCTGATGGAGAAGGCGGAGAACGTCGTCGCCCTCAGGGCGGATTTCGACTGGAACGACGTGGGGAGCTGGGAGTTCATCCGCGACGCGTACCCCGCCGATGATCAAGGCAACGTCGCCGTCGGCGACCACGTTCTCATCGACGGAAGCAACAATACCATCGTGTCCCGCGAACAACTGGTTGCGATCGTCGGTGTGGACGACGTGGTGGTGGTGGAGGACGGCGGTGCCATCCTGGTGTGCCGGCGGGATCGCGTGCAGGAAGTCAAACGGGTCGTCGCGGAGTTGAAGAAGCGCGGCCGCAGCGATCTGACCTAA
- the rplI gene encoding 50S ribosomal protein L9, producing MEVILLDAIHKLGNRGEMVKVKPGYARNYLFPRKLALPASEANRRVFQENERKLIKRDMQEMASARAQAAKLAGAACTITVQVGEEDKLYGSVTVLDIFRHLEEKGYQLEKRQIVLDEPIKQLGEYTVDVRLHREVSVPVKVSVVKE from the coding sequence ATGGAAGTCATTCTTCTCGACGCCATCCACAAGCTGGGAAACCGGGGCGAGATGGTGAAGGTGAAGCCGGGCTACGCCCGCAACTACCTCTTCCCGCGCAAACTGGCGCTTCCCGCGAGCGAGGCCAACCGTCGCGTGTTCCAGGAGAACGAGCGCAAGCTCATCAAGCGCGACATGCAGGAGATGGCGTCGGCGCGTGCCCAGGCGGCAAAGCTGGCCGGGGCGGCGTGCACCATCACCGTGCAGGTGGGTGAGGAGGACAAGCTGTACGGTTCCGTCACCGTTCTGGACATCTTCCGCCACCTCGAGGAAAAGGGATACCAGCTCGAAAAGCGCCAGATCGTACTCGACGAGCCCATCAAGCAGCTCGGCGAGTACACGGTCGACGTGCGCCTGCACCGCGAGGTCAGCGTGCCGGTCAAAGTATCGGTGGTGAAGGAGTAA
- the rpsR gene encoding 30S ribosomal protein S18, giving the protein MARDRVDKKKKGEKREKRPIRKKKCKFCLDRVTYLDYKDERRLRRFMTDRGKITPRRITGTCAKHQRMLAMAVKRARLIALVPYVREYYR; this is encoded by the coding sequence GTGGCGAGAGACAGGGTTGACAAGAAGAAGAAGGGCGAGAAGCGCGAGAAACGGCCGATCCGCAAGAAGAAGTGCAAGTTCTGCCTCGACCGGGTCACGTATCTCGACTACAAGGACGAGCGCCGGCTGCGGCGTTTCATGACCGATCGCGGCAAGATCACGCCGCGCCGGATCACCGGGACCTGCGCGAAGCACCAGCGCATGCTCGCAATGGCGGTTAAGCGCGCGCGGCTCATCGCGCTCGTTCCGTACGTTCGCGAGTACTACCGTTAG
- the rpsF gene encoding 30S ribosomal protein S6 has translation MRSYECAVIFEPSVSEDGLKTSTAKYVEVIASGGGEITQVETWGKRRLAYEIMKQPEGHYFFYRFRGASTLLDELGRQLRIDEHVLRHMIVVDELAAGDEPGLDPATVEPVFGQPQEDHRGERQG, from the coding sequence ATGAGAAGTTATGAGTGTGCCGTGATCTTTGAACCATCCGTTTCCGAGGATGGGTTGAAGACCAGTACGGCGAAGTACGTCGAGGTCATCGCCAGCGGTGGCGGTGAAATCACCCAGGTGGAGACCTGGGGCAAGCGAAGGCTCGCGTACGAAATCATGAAACAGCCCGAGGGTCACTACTTCTTCTACCGGTTCCGCGGGGCCAGCACGCTCCTCGACGAACTGGGCCGTCAGCTGCGCATCGACGAGCACGTGCTCCGTCACATGATCGTGGTCGACGAGCTCGCCGCCGGTGATGAGCCCGGACTCGACCCCGCAACCGTGGAACCCGTATTTGGACAACCGCAGGAGGACCACCGTGGCGAGAGACAGGGTTGA
- the pth gene encoding aminoacyl-tRNA hydrolase produces MAVEYLVAGLGNPGDRYRNTRHNLGFHVVEALGRARGARWREQGGNRRVARMALAGRDLLLVEPLTFMNLSGNALRPIVDAESLPPARVLVVCDDIALPLGQLRLRPGGSDGGHNGLVSVIERLETTGFPRLRMGVGPVPPRVDAAEFVLAEFLPEEQEAVAEMIGTAAECVAAWVTTGIDRAMGRYNARKEPPPEE; encoded by the coding sequence ATGGCGGTGGAATACCTCGTCGCCGGTCTCGGCAACCCCGGCGACCGCTACCGGAACACCCGGCACAACCTTGGCTTCCACGTGGTGGAGGCGCTGGGCCGCGCGCGCGGCGCGCGCTGGCGCGAGCAGGGCGGGAATCGCCGCGTGGCGCGCATGGCGCTCGCGGGCCGCGACCTGCTGCTGGTGGAGCCGCTCACCTTCATGAACCTGTCCGGGAATGCACTGCGGCCCATCGTGGACGCGGAGTCGCTGCCGCCGGCGCGGGTGCTGGTGGTGTGCGACGACATCGCACTGCCGCTGGGGCAACTGCGACTGCGGCCGGGGGGGAGCGACGGCGGCCACAACGGGCTGGTATCGGTAATCGAGCGCCTGGAGACCACGGGGTTTCCCCGCCTGCGCATGGGTGTGGGACCGGTTCCGCCCCGGGTGGACGCCGCCGAGTTCGTCCTGGCCGAGTTTCTGCCCGAGGAGCAGGAGGCCGTGGCGGAGATGATCGGGACGGCCGCGGAGTGCGTGGCCGCGTGGGTCACCACCGGCATCGACCGGGCCATGGGGCGCTACAACGCCCGCAAGGAGCCCCCTCCCGAGGAATGA
- a CDS encoding 50S ribosomal protein L25 has translation MERYALQSEVRDGAGKGVARKLRMTGRLPAVLYGRKETPVGLSLAEVDVRNILRKHQDSAIVDLSIGDGSALNAIIRDVQRHPATGRLLHVDLQRISLTEKIRVEVQVHLVGTAAGVKDQGGILEHGTRSVNILCLPAEIPHEIPVDVSALRIHDAIHIRDIAEAYPNVEFMDDPDATLANVLPPIVEAVATPAEEAAVAEPELIRKPGAEGEAGEEKAKEKAKEKDKKD, from the coding sequence ATGGAACGGTATGCTCTTCAATCGGAAGTTCGTGATGGTGCCGGAAAGGGTGTCGCGCGCAAGCTGCGCATGACGGGCCGCCTGCCGGCGGTGCTCTACGGCCGCAAGGAGACCCCGGTGGGCCTTTCCCTCGCCGAGGTGGACGTGCGCAACATCCTGCGCAAACACCAGGACAGCGCCATCGTGGATCTGTCCATCGGCGACGGTTCCGCGCTCAACGCGATCATCCGCGACGTCCAGCGCCATCCGGCCACCGGACGCCTCCTGCACGTCGACCTGCAGCGCATCAGTCTCACCGAGAAGATCCGCGTCGAGGTGCAGGTACACCTCGTCGGCACCGCGGCGGGCGTGAAGGATCAGGGCGGCATTCTGGAGCACGGGACGCGCAGCGTGAACATTCTCTGCCTGCCCGCCGAGATCCCGCACGAGATCCCGGTGGACGTTTCGGCACTGCGCATCCACGACGCCATCCACATCCGCGACATCGCGGAGGCATACCCCAACGTCGAGTTCATGGACGACCCCGACGCCACCCTGGCCAACGTGCTCCCGCCGATCGTCGAGGCGGTGGCGACCCCGGCCGAAGAGGCAGCGGTGGCCGAGCCGGAGCTGATCCGCAAGCCCGGTGCGGAGGGCGAGGCCGGCGAGGAGAAGGCCAAGGAGAAGGCCAAGGAGAAGGACAAGAAGGACTAG
- a CDS encoding ribose-phosphate pyrophosphokinase: protein MDGLKLISGNANRPLAEKVAEQMGVPLSDVTVDRFADGEIQVKINENVRGVDVFIIQSTQPPAENLMELLILLNACFLASAERITVVTPYYGYARQDRKDQPRVPITAKLCAQLIEVAGANRVLTLDLHSTQIQGFFDIQADNLFAAPVILDHIREGDTSNLMIVSPDVGSTKIGRAFAKRLNVDLAIVDKRRSEKDNVEVMNIIGDVRGRDVVILDDMITTGGTLVKAARAVSDKGARSVVACATHAVFAGDACRLIQDSPIREVVVTNSLPFTRFDECPKVEVLDISRLIAEAIKRIHYNESVSTLFV, encoded by the coding sequence ATGGACGGTCTGAAGCTCATATCCGGCAACGCCAACCGGCCGCTGGCGGAAAAAGTCGCTGAGCAGATGGGCGTGCCGCTTTCGGACGTCACCGTCGACCGTTTTGCGGATGGCGAGATCCAGGTCAAGATCAACGAAAACGTCCGCGGTGTGGATGTCTTCATCATACAGTCCACACAACCGCCGGCGGAGAACCTCATGGAGCTGCTCATCCTGCTCAATGCGTGTTTTCTGGCCTCGGCGGAGCGGATCACGGTGGTTACGCCGTACTACGGTTACGCGCGCCAGGACCGCAAGGACCAGCCGCGCGTCCCCATTACCGCCAAGCTGTGTGCGCAGCTGATCGAAGTGGCGGGGGCGAACCGGGTCCTGACCCTGGACCTGCACAGTACGCAGATCCAGGGGTTCTTCGACATCCAGGCCGACAACCTGTTTGCGGCGCCGGTCATCCTCGATCACATTCGCGAGGGTGACACCAGCAACCTGATGATCGTGTCCCCGGACGTGGGCAGCACCAAGATCGGACGGGCGTTCGCCAAGCGTCTCAATGTGGACCTGGCCATCGTCGACAAGCGGCGCTCGGAGAAGGATAACGTCGAGGTGATGAACATCATCGGCGACGTGCGTGGCCGCGACGTGGTGATCCTGGACGACATGATCACTACCGGCGGCACGCTGGTGAAGGCGGCCCGCGCAGTGTCGGACAAGGGCGCCAGGTCGGTTGTGGCTTGTGCCACACACGCGGTATTCGCCGGCGATGCATGCCGGCTCATACAGGATTCGCCGATTCGCGAAGTCGTGGTGACGAACTCACTGCCCTTCACGCGGTTCGACGAATGTCCCAAGGTCGAGGTTCTGGATATTTCCCGGCTCATTGCCGAGGCAATCAAGCGAATTCATTACAACGAGTCGGTCAGCACGCTCTTCGTGTAG
- the spoVG gene encoding septation regulator SpoVG, with product MKITEVRVSLRDDAKLKAFASITLDDAFVIRGLKIIEGKTGTFVAMPSRRRKDGEYQDIAHPINNDAREEMERIILDEYQREKERANVETPHVPER from the coding sequence ATGAAGATCACCGAAGTGCGTGTTTCCCTGCGCGACGACGCAAAGCTGAAGGCGTTTGCCAGTATTACGCTCGACGACGCCTTCGTCATCCGCGGTCTCAAAATCATCGAGGGGAAGACCGGGACATTCGTAGCGATGCCGAGCCGCCGCCGCAAGGACGGTGAGTATCAGGATATCGCGCACCCGATCAACAACGATGCTCGCGAGGAGATGGAGCGAATCATTCTCGACGAGTACCAGCGGGAAAAGGAACGGGCGAACGTAGAGACCCCGCACGTGCCGGAACGCTAG
- the ispE gene encoding 4-(cytidine 5'-diphospho)-2-C-methyl-D-erythritol kinase, whose amino-acid sequence MTPRTFRSHDRAAERAGSAPAQEVTARAKVNLGLEIIRRREDGYHEIETVLQSVDLADHLRVELTADARVDIACDEPGIPTDAANLCHRAIVAMRPLAGPSLGARIRIDKHIPPGAGLGGGSADAAGVLLAVVRGLGLTVTPEEMQTVAASIGSDVPFMLRGGTMLGRGRGEILTPLEPLKRGIFVIVKPKVSISTAWVYSQFNFRLTTHRHRLNLRSANSALARFPRSRLPFRNALEDVVLPSHPEVAGLLEQLQSERPFFASMTGSGSAVYAIFDRETRAAEVAERFSVRGLFTSVAKPAKQAVDIR is encoded by the coding sequence GTGACGCCGCGTACCTTCCGTTCCCATGACCGCGCCGCCGAACGCGCGGGCAGCGCGCCCGCGCAGGAGGTCACCGCGCGCGCCAAGGTGAACCTCGGCCTGGAGATCATCCGCCGGCGCGAAGACGGTTACCACGAGATCGAGACCGTGCTGCAGAGCGTCGACCTGGCCGATCACCTGCGGGTGGAGCTCACCGCCGATGCCCGCGTGGACATCGCGTGCGACGAGCCCGGCATCCCCACCGACGCCGCCAACCTGTGCCACCGGGCCATCGTGGCCATGCGCCCGCTGGCGGGGCCGTCGCTGGGCGCGCGTATCCGCATCGACAAGCACATACCGCCGGGGGCGGGCCTGGGGGGTGGCAGCGCGGACGCCGCCGGCGTCCTGCTGGCGGTGGTGCGGGGCCTGGGGCTCACCGTGACCCCGGAAGAGATGCAGACGGTGGCCGCTTCCATCGGCAGCGATGTGCCGTTCATGCTGCGGGGCGGGACCATGCTGGGGCGCGGAAGGGGGGAGATTTTGACCCCGCTGGAGCCTCTCAAACGGGGGATTTTTGTGATCGTTAAGCCAAAGGTAAGCATATCCACGGCTTGGGTTTACTCCCAATTCAATTTTCGATTGACAACCCACAGGCACCGTCTTAACCTGAGGTCGGCCAATTCCGCGCTGGCGAGATTTCCGAGGAGCCGGCTGCCGTTCAGGAATGCGTTGGAGGACGTGGTGCTTCCCAGCCATCCCGAAGTCGCGGGGCTCCTCGAGCAGTTGCAGTCGGAACGGCCTTTCTTTGCGTCAATGACTGGAAGCGGGTCAGCCGTGTATGCGATCTTCGATCGCGAAACGCGCGCCGCAGAAGTCGCTGAGCGATTTTCGGTGAGGGGTTTGTTCACCTCGGTCGCGAAACCGGCGAAGCAGGCGGTGGACATTCGGTGA